One window of the Herbiconiux sp. L3-i23 genome contains the following:
- a CDS encoding ABC transporter substrate-binding protein: protein MRRGVLAATALAAVVALPLAGCTGGAPGGGGDSDPNTIRFLIGQPEDTADLDLTKADIAAFTEETGIEVELDVVPSENMRTVLQTQLRSGEGPDVFGYDTGPGFAGALEEAGLLYDLTDAYAENDWPIYDFAKERVTFGGKLVGIPNEIESVGLFYNKTMFDELGIGQPQNLADLSAAAETIRDNGTIPMAISDKEGWQGGHLLSMVLSSEVGGDAVEALIDGESSWDSPEVIDALDVLSSYNADGFFTPSPTAVTYDNANALFYSGDAAINPTGSWLAQDIERNVDFEVAYMPWPSSDSPGIFSGGLGSGLFISASTTKADAAVEFLNWNLTPEHGRWQVENQQSIPAFPVDTEGIEATPLFTQILADAAKIADGTGDFGYNVDVLMSDTFNEAMWDGIQAILTGQKDAAQVAADLETNY, encoded by the coding sequence ATGAGAAGAGGCGTTCTGGCTGCCACCGCGCTCGCCGCGGTCGTGGCCCTTCCCCTTGCCGGCTGCACCGGCGGAGCTCCGGGAGGCGGTGGTGATTCCGACCCGAACACCATCCGGTTCCTCATCGGTCAGCCGGAGGACACGGCAGACCTCGACCTGACCAAGGCCGACATCGCCGCGTTCACCGAGGAGACCGGCATCGAGGTCGAACTCGACGTCGTCCCCTCCGAGAACATGCGGACCGTGCTGCAGACGCAGCTGCGCTCGGGCGAAGGCCCCGACGTCTTCGGCTACGACACCGGCCCCGGCTTCGCGGGAGCGCTCGAAGAGGCGGGGCTGCTCTACGACCTGACCGACGCCTACGCCGAGAACGACTGGCCCATCTACGACTTCGCGAAGGAGCGCGTCACCTTCGGCGGCAAGCTGGTCGGCATCCCGAACGAGATCGAGAGCGTCGGACTCTTCTACAACAAGACGATGTTCGACGAGCTCGGCATCGGGCAGCCTCAGAACCTCGCCGACCTCTCCGCGGCGGCCGAGACCATCCGCGACAACGGCACCATCCCCATGGCGATCAGCGACAAGGAAGGCTGGCAGGGCGGCCACCTGCTCAGCATGGTGCTCTCGAGCGAGGTCGGCGGCGACGCGGTCGAGGCGCTGATCGACGGCGAGAGCTCGTGGGATTCGCCCGAGGTGATCGACGCCCTCGACGTGCTGAGCAGCTACAACGCCGACGGATTCTTCACCCCGTCGCCGACGGCCGTCACCTACGACAACGCCAACGCGCTGTTCTACTCCGGTGACGCCGCGATCAACCCGACCGGCAGCTGGCTCGCGCAGGACATCGAGCGCAACGTCGACTTCGAGGTCGCCTACATGCCGTGGCCCTCGTCGGACTCGCCGGGCATCTTCAGCGGTGGACTCGGGTCCGGCCTGTTCATCTCGGCCTCCACGACCAAGGCCGACGCAGCCGTCGAGTTCCTCAACTGGAACCTCACTCCGGAGCACGGACGCTGGCAGGTCGAGAACCAGCAGAGCATCCCCGCGTTCCCCGTCGACACGGAGGGAATCGAGGCGACGCCGCTGTTCACGCAGATCCTCGCGGACGCGGCGAAAATCGCGGACGGCACCGGAGACTTCGGCTACAACGTCGACGTCCTGATGTCCGACACCTTCAACGAGGCCATGTGGGACGGCATCCAGGCCATCCTCACCGGTCAGAAGGACGCGGCGCAGGTCGCCGCCGACCTCGAGACCAACTACTGA
- the sufC gene encoding Fe-S cluster assembly ATPase SufC: MSTLKITDLHVSVETDQGTKQILRGVNLTINKGEIHAIMGPNGSGKSTLAYAIAGHPKYTVDSGSITLDGVEVLEMSVDERAKAGLFLAMQYPVEIPGVTNSNFLRTAKTAIAGEAPSIRTWVKDVRDAMGKLKMDGSFAERNVNEGFSGGEKKRNEILQLELLKPRFAVLDETDSGLDVDALKIVSEGVNRAHDETDLGVLLITHYTRILRYIKPDFVHVFVAGRVAEEGGPELAERLEEEGYDRFVTADV, translated from the coding sequence ATGTCAACTCTGAAGATCACCGACCTGCACGTCAGCGTCGAAACCGACCAGGGCACCAAGCAGATCCTGCGCGGCGTGAACCTCACCATCAACAAGGGTGAGATCCACGCGATCATGGGCCCCAACGGCTCGGGCAAGTCGACCCTCGCCTACGCGATCGCCGGTCACCCCAAGTACACGGTCGACAGCGGGTCGATCACCCTCGACGGCGTCGAGGTGCTCGAGATGTCGGTCGACGAGCGCGCGAAGGCCGGTCTGTTCCTCGCCATGCAGTACCCGGTCGAGATCCCCGGCGTCACCAACTCCAACTTCCTGCGCACCGCGAAGACCGCGATCGCCGGCGAGGCCCCCTCCATCCGCACGTGGGTCAAGGACGTCCGCGACGCGATGGGCAAGCTCAAGATGGACGGCTCGTTCGCCGAGCGCAACGTCAACGAGGGTTTCTCCGGCGGCGAGAAGAAGCGCAACGAGATCCTGCAGCTCGAGCTGCTCAAGCCGCGGTTCGCAGTGCTCGACGAGACCGACTCGGGCCTCGACGTCGACGCGCTGAAGATCGTCTCCGAGGGCGTCAACCGCGCCCACGACGAGACCGACCTCGGTGTGCTGCTGATCACGCACTACACGCGCATCCTGCGCTACATCAAGCCCGACTTCGTGCACGTCTTCGTCGCCGGCCGCGTCGCCGAAGAGGGCGGCCCTGAGCTCGCCGAGCGTCTCGAAGAAGAGGGCTACGACCGCTTCGTGACGGCGGACGTCTGA
- a CDS encoding VOC family protein produces MNKVTPFLWFDDQLPEAMRFYTSVFPDSEILDDDEFGPTRVVRFRIAGQEIRAMNAGPHFVLNEAFSLFVDCADQAEVDRYWDALLEGGGEESQCGWLKDRFGVSWQIVPRRLMELQTDPDPGRARRAMEAMLTMRKIDIAALERAADAA; encoded by the coding sequence ATGAACAAGGTCACGCCGTTCCTCTGGTTCGACGACCAGCTGCCCGAAGCGATGCGCTTCTACACGAGCGTCTTCCCCGACTCCGAGATCCTCGACGACGACGAGTTCGGGCCGACCCGTGTGGTCCGCTTCCGGATCGCGGGTCAGGAGATCCGTGCGATGAACGCCGGCCCGCACTTCGTGCTGAACGAGGCGTTCTCGCTCTTCGTCGACTGCGCTGATCAAGCCGAGGTCGACCGCTACTGGGACGCGCTGCTCGAGGGCGGCGGCGAGGAGAGCCAGTGCGGCTGGCTGAAGGACCGCTTCGGCGTGTCCTGGCAGATTGTCCCCCGACGCCTGATGGAGCTCCAGACCGACCCCGATCCGGGTCGCGCCCGCCGGGCGATGGAGGCGATGCTGACGATGCGGAAGATCGACATCGCCGCCCTGGAACGCGCCGCCGACGCCGCCTGA
- a CDS encoding carbohydrate ABC transporter permease, with product MTTAALPAATAATPLKRRRGSGGPTSTSPAVTRRAQTRLGLLLVAPVMIMTVVFFLFPLGNALYYSVVDFNGINPNPEFVGLANFQEMFLDPEVWHALGNNFIWIIVGTAAPLIIGLLVSVLLWTTRTGSPIYRVIFFLPYVLPGVAIGIVWGWIYDPVSGWLNQALTAIGLGDLTRGWLGDPNIALYAVLATAVWASTGFVIVILLSALRNVDIELVDSAKIDGANPAQRLWYVILPQIMPVFLMVLTLTLVGGFSVFDIIFIMTGGGPAGATNTIGTYAYSQAFELSRIGYGTTLALLITVLSVPFAVFLNRLQRRLSLDGTGA from the coding sequence GTGACAACGGCAGCCCTCCCGGCAGCGACCGCGGCGACGCCCTTGAAGCGTCGCCGCGGGAGCGGGGGACCGACGAGCACCTCGCCCGCGGTCACCCGACGGGCGCAGACGCGCCTCGGTCTCCTCCTCGTCGCTCCCGTCATGATCATGACGGTCGTCTTCTTCCTCTTCCCGCTCGGCAACGCGCTCTACTACTCCGTCGTCGACTTCAACGGCATCAACCCGAACCCCGAGTTCGTCGGCCTCGCGAACTTCCAGGAGATGTTCCTCGACCCCGAGGTGTGGCACGCGCTCGGCAACAACTTCATCTGGATCATCGTCGGCACCGCCGCGCCGCTCATCATCGGCCTGCTGGTGTCCGTGCTGCTCTGGACGACGCGCACGGGAAGCCCGATCTACCGGGTCATCTTCTTCCTGCCCTACGTGCTGCCCGGAGTGGCGATCGGCATCGTGTGGGGCTGGATCTACGACCCAGTCAGCGGCTGGCTCAACCAGGCGCTCACCGCGATCGGACTCGGCGATCTCACCCGCGGCTGGCTCGGCGACCCGAACATCGCGCTCTACGCGGTGCTCGCCACCGCGGTGTGGGCCTCCACGGGCTTCGTGATCGTGATCCTGCTCTCGGCCCTGCGCAACGTCGACATCGAGCTCGTCGACTCGGCGAAGATCGACGGCGCGAACCCGGCGCAGCGGCTCTGGTACGTGATCCTGCCGCAGATCATGCCCGTCTTCCTGATGGTGCTGACCCTCACCCTCGTCGGCGGGTTCAGCGTGTTCGACATCATCTTCATCATGACCGGCGGCGGCCCCGCCGGCGCCACGAACACGATCGGCACGTACGCCTACAGCCAGGCGTTCGAACTGAGCCGCATCGGGTACGGCACGACGCTCGCGTTGCTCATCACCGTGCTGTCGGTGCCGTTCGCCGTCTTCCTCAACCGCCTGCAGCGGCGGCTCTCGCTCGATGGGACCGGTGCCTGA
- a CDS encoding SURF1 family protein: protein MNRWRFVLSIRWARYLGLAIVFAIACGLLSWWQLARREEKVVENARVAANYDAAPIPLDEALPRLDSYEPDDEWLPVEVTGVYEEQLLVRNRPLGGKAGFELLAPLRTADGSVFVVDRGWLPVGSDVTAPETIPAAPSGEVTVIARLKPGEPSLPGGTSEAGVLASIQLEEVARILDEPVYTEAYGLVASEDPAVAEMPIASIRPEPDEGPHLSYAFQWVIFAIIGFAGLGFAIRQEYRYLNAEDPEERERAAKRERKRAAKRTDSDVEDELIDSGGR from the coding sequence ATGAACCGGTGGCGTTTCGTGCTCTCCATCCGGTGGGCGCGGTATCTCGGGCTGGCGATCGTGTTCGCCATCGCCTGCGGGCTGCTGTCCTGGTGGCAACTGGCGCGCCGCGAGGAGAAGGTCGTCGAGAACGCGCGCGTCGCCGCCAACTACGACGCGGCGCCGATTCCGCTCGACGAGGCGCTCCCCCGGCTCGACAGCTACGAGCCCGACGACGAGTGGCTGCCCGTCGAGGTGACGGGCGTCTACGAGGAGCAGCTGCTCGTGCGCAACCGGCCCCTCGGCGGCAAGGCCGGCTTCGAACTGCTCGCACCGCTGCGCACCGCCGATGGCTCGGTGTTCGTCGTCGACCGCGGCTGGCTTCCCGTCGGCTCCGATGTCACCGCGCCCGAGACGATCCCCGCCGCTCCCAGCGGCGAGGTGACGGTGATCGCGCGACTTAAGCCGGGTGAGCCGTCCCTTCCCGGCGGCACGTCCGAGGCCGGAGTGCTCGCGTCGATCCAGCTCGAGGAGGTCGCCCGCATCCTCGACGAGCCCGTCTACACCGAGGCGTACGGCCTGGTCGCGTCCGAGGATCCGGCCGTGGCCGAGATGCCGATCGCGTCGATCCGCCCCGAGCCCGACGAGGGCCCGCACCTGTCGTACGCGTTCCAATGGGTGATCTTCGCGATCATCGGCTTCGCCGGACTCGGCTTCGCGATCCGCCAGGAGTACCGCTACCTCAACGCGGAAGACCCCGAGGAGCGCGAACGGGCCGCGAAGCGGGAACGGAAGCGGGCGGCGAAGCGCACCGACTCCGACGTCGAGGACGAGCTGATCGACTCCGGCGGGCGCTAG
- the sufD gene encoding Fe-S cluster assembly protein SufD gives MTDGTTEITTLSTPEGETVEEVTGTGTRPAIIADATSGHGTVPVQTRNERFASAEVSDFPEVTGREASWKLTPVDRLAELIAGDLDGSRYEIASDAVADVDVSWVPRTDERIGLAGIPEERASANAWSTFGEALAITVGGEEHREVRIARSAFGQAPRAAHTIIEAKPFSNGVVVLDNAGSAVLSENVEILIGDGAKLTVVTVQDFDDDAKYLATHFARVGRDAQFKHVVVSLGGAIVRVNPAVTLAESGADGELLGVYFSDAHQHLEQQVFLFHKAANTRGRVNYKGALQGDGARSVWIGDVLIGPDASGTDSYEQNRNLVLTDGTRADSIPNLEIETGDILGAGHASATGRFDDEQLFYLRSRGIPEELARRLVVRGFLAEIVQKIGYAPLEERLHAAIEAELEGGR, from the coding sequence ATGACTGACGGCACCACCGAAATCACCACCCTGTCGACCCCCGAGGGCGAGACCGTCGAAGAGGTCACCGGCACCGGGACGCGGCCCGCCATCATCGCCGACGCGACGAGCGGGCACGGCACCGTACCGGTCCAGACACGCAACGAGCGCTTCGCGTCGGCCGAGGTCTCCGACTTCCCCGAGGTCACCGGACGCGAGGCCAGCTGGAAGCTCACCCCCGTCGACAGGCTCGCCGAGCTGATCGCGGGCGACCTCGACGGCTCGCGCTACGAGATCGCCTCCGACGCGGTCGCCGACGTCGACGTCTCGTGGGTGCCGCGCACCGACGAGCGGATCGGTCTCGCCGGCATCCCCGAGGAGCGCGCCTCCGCGAACGCGTGGTCTACCTTCGGCGAGGCTCTCGCCATCACGGTGGGCGGCGAGGAGCACCGCGAGGTGCGCATCGCCCGCTCGGCATTCGGCCAGGCGCCGCGTGCCGCGCACACGATCATCGAGGCGAAGCCGTTCAGCAACGGCGTCGTGGTGCTCGACAACGCCGGGTCCGCGGTGCTCAGTGAGAACGTCGAGATCCTGATCGGCGACGGAGCCAAGCTCACCGTTGTGACAGTGCAGGACTTCGACGACGACGCCAAGTACCTCGCAACCCACTTCGCGCGGGTCGGTCGCGACGCGCAGTTCAAGCACGTCGTGGTCTCACTGGGCGGCGCCATCGTGCGCGTCAACCCGGCGGTGACGCTGGCCGAGTCGGGAGCCGACGGCGAGCTGCTCGGCGTCTACTTCTCCGACGCGCACCAGCACCTCGAGCAGCAGGTCTTCCTGTTCCACAAGGCGGCGAACACCCGTGGTCGCGTCAACTACAAGGGTGCTCTGCAGGGTGACGGTGCCCGCTCGGTCTGGATCGGCGACGTGCTCATCGGACCCGACGCGAGCGGCACCGACAGCTACGAGCAGAACCGCAACCTCGTGCTCACCGACGGCACCCGCGCCGACAGCATCCCGAATCTCGAGATCGAGACCGGCGACATCCTGGGTGCCGGCCACGCGAGCGCCACTGGCCGTTTCGACGACGAGCAGCTGTTCTACCTGCGCTCGCGCGGCATCCCCGAGGAGCTCGCTCGCCGCCTCGTCGTGCGCGGCTTCCTCGCCGAGATCGTGCAGAAGATCGGCTACGCACCGCTCGAAGAGCGTCTGCACGCGGCCATCGAGGCCGAACTGGAAGGCGGACGCTGA
- the fabG gene encoding 3-oxoacyl-ACP reductase FabG — MTARTVLITGGNRGIGYAIAEEFVRQGHRVAVTSRSGSGGPEGALTVAADVTDSASVDAAFTAVEAELGPVEVVIANAGITHDTLVLRMSEDDFTSVIDTNLTGAFRVVKRASKGMLKARYGRIVLISSVVGLLGGAGQVNYSSSKAALVGMARSLTRELGARGITANVVAPGFIETEMTAELPEAQQAEYLKQIPAGRYASAAEVAKVVAWVAGDEAAYISGAVIPVDGGLGMGH, encoded by the coding sequence ATGACGGCACGGACGGTTCTCATCACCGGCGGCAACCGAGGGATCGGCTACGCCATCGCCGAGGAGTTCGTGCGCCAGGGGCACCGGGTCGCGGTCACCTCGCGCTCCGGCAGCGGCGGCCCCGAGGGTGCGCTGACCGTCGCCGCGGACGTGACGGATTCGGCCAGCGTCGACGCCGCATTCACCGCCGTCGAGGCGGAGCTCGGGCCCGTCGAGGTCGTGATCGCCAACGCGGGCATCACCCACGACACTCTTGTACTGCGCATGTCGGAGGACGACTTCACCTCCGTGATCGACACGAACCTGACCGGAGCGTTCCGGGTCGTGAAGCGCGCGTCGAAGGGCATGCTCAAGGCGCGCTACGGACGCATCGTCCTCATCTCGAGCGTCGTCGGTCTGCTGGGCGGCGCCGGACAGGTCAACTACTCCTCGTCGAAGGCCGCGCTCGTCGGCATGGCCCGTTCGCTCACCCGCGAGCTCGGCGCCCGTGGCATCACCGCGAACGTGGTCGCCCCCGGGTTCATCGAGACCGAGATGACCGCGGAGCTGCCCGAGGCGCAGCAGGCCGAATACCTCAAGCAGATCCCCGCCGGCCGGTACGCGTCGGCCGCCGAGGTCGCGAAGGTCGTCGCCTGGGTCGCCGGCGACGAGGCCGCCTATATCTCGGGCGCCGTCATCCCTGTCGACGGCGGTCTCGGGATGGGTCACTGA
- a CDS encoding LacI family DNA-binding transcriptional regulator codes for MTPPRPRLADVAARAGVSEKTVSNFVNGYPYMSETTRAKVQAAIEELGYRVNLSARSMGSGRTGFIALAVPTLDNPYFAQLAGRVIAAAAAQRWTVLIEETGGRKATEDRLVQSMPYLVDGMILQPEALSAIDLVSRSKDTPIVLLEEPEADPVADHVAAEGVDAAKAITEHLVDTGRRRIATIGITPDSELRTTRLRHSGHLMGLEAAGVTPEPELWFPSAGYSRADGDAVMAEILASGQRPDAVLCFNAVTAAGALSRLHMSGVRVPEDIAVAAFDDIDESAFTVPPLTTVAWDLDGMAEAAVQLLAERQSDDERPPRSVTLGYELKIRESTAIRPAGAR; via the coding sequence ATGACCCCGCCGAGACCCCGGCTCGCCGACGTCGCCGCGCGCGCCGGCGTGTCCGAGAAGACCGTGTCGAACTTCGTCAACGGCTACCCGTACATGTCCGAGACGACGCGTGCGAAGGTGCAGGCGGCGATCGAGGAGCTCGGCTACCGCGTCAACCTGTCCGCCCGCAGCATGGGCAGCGGCAGGACCGGTTTCATCGCGCTCGCCGTGCCGACTCTCGACAATCCGTACTTCGCTCAGCTCGCGGGGCGCGTCATCGCCGCTGCCGCCGCGCAGAGATGGACGGTGCTGATCGAAGAGACCGGTGGGCGCAAGGCGACCGAGGATCGTTTGGTGCAGTCCATGCCCTACCTCGTCGACGGCATGATCCTGCAGCCCGAGGCGCTGAGCGCCATCGATCTCGTGAGCCGGAGCAAGGACACTCCGATCGTGCTCCTCGAGGAGCCCGAGGCCGACCCGGTGGCCGACCACGTCGCCGCCGAGGGAGTGGACGCGGCGAAGGCGATCACCGAGCACCTCGTCGACACCGGGAGGCGCCGCATCGCGACGATCGGCATCACTCCCGATTCCGAGCTGCGCACCACCCGGCTCCGGCACTCAGGGCATCTGATGGGGCTCGAGGCTGCCGGTGTCACCCCCGAGCCCGAGCTGTGGTTCCCGAGCGCCGGGTACAGCAGGGCCGACGGCGACGCGGTGATGGCCGAGATCCTCGCATCCGGTCAGCGGCCCGATGCGGTGCTCTGCTTCAACGCCGTGACCGCCGCGGGGGCGCTCAGCCGCCTGCACATGTCGGGGGTCCGTGTGCCCGAGGACATCGCCGTCGCCGCGTTCGACGACATCGACGAGTCAGCGTTCACCGTGCCGCCGCTCACCACCGTGGCGTGGGATCTCGACGGCATGGCCGAGGCGGCCGTGCAGCTGCTCGCCGAACGCCAGAGCGACGACGAACGGCCTCCCCGATCGGTGACGCTCGGCTACGAACTGAAGATCAGGGAGAGCACCGCGATCCGACCTGCCGGCGCGCGATGA
- a CDS encoding ABC-F family ATP-binding cassette domain-containing protein, with amino-acid sequence MLAVSDLEIRVGARTLMSEVSFRVDKGDKVGLVGRNGAGKTTLTKTLAGETQPNAGVINRSGEIGYLPQDPRSGDPEQLARTRILDARGLGQLVLGMQKATEEMSSTDQKTADAAMKRYGNLTDRFLALGGYAAEAEAASIASNLNLPDRILDQPLNTLSGGQRRRIELARILFSDAETMILDEPTNHLDADSVVWLRDFLKNYQGGFIVISHDIELVGETVNKVFYLDANRQVIDIYNMGWKNYLRQREADEERRRKERVNVEKKASALQLQAARFGAKASKAAAAHQMVARAEKMLSGLDEVRQVDRVAALRFPEPAPCGKTPLMAHGLSKSYGSLEIFTAVDLAIDRGSKVVILGLNGAGKTTLLRMLAGVDQPDTGTIDPGHGLRIGYYAQEHENLDVKRTVLQNMVSASPDITETEARRVLGSFLFTGDDGHKPAGVLSGGEKTRLSLAMLVVSKANVLLLDEPTNNLDPASREEILGALANYSGAVVLVSHDEGAVEALNPERVLIMPEGTEDLWTKDYADLISLA; translated from the coding sequence GTGCTCGCCGTCTCCGATCTCGAGATCCGAGTGGGTGCACGCACGCTCATGAGCGAGGTGAGCTTCCGCGTCGACAAGGGCGACAAGGTCGGTCTCGTCGGCCGCAACGGTGCCGGCAAGACGACTCTGACGAAGACCCTCGCGGGGGAGACGCAGCCGAACGCCGGTGTCATCAACCGCTCGGGCGAGATCGGCTACCTGCCGCAGGACCCGCGCTCGGGCGACCCCGAGCAGCTCGCGCGCACCCGCATCCTCGACGCCCGCGGGCTCGGGCAGCTCGTCCTCGGCATGCAGAAGGCCACCGAGGAGATGTCGAGCACCGACCAGAAGACCGCCGACGCCGCGATGAAGCGCTACGGCAACCTCACCGACCGCTTCCTCGCCCTCGGCGGCTATGCGGCCGAGGCGGAAGCCGCGTCGATCGCATCGAACCTCAACCTGCCCGACCGCATCCTCGACCAGCCCCTCAACACCCTGTCGGGTGGTCAGCGACGCCGCATCGAGCTAGCCCGCATCCTCTTCTCGGATGCCGAGACGATGATCCTCGACGAGCCGACCAACCACCTCGACGCCGACTCGGTCGTCTGGCTCCGCGACTTCCTGAAGAACTATCAGGGGGGCTTCATCGTCATCAGCCACGACATCGAGCTCGTCGGCGAGACCGTGAACAAGGTGTTCTACCTCGACGCGAACCGTCAGGTCATCGACATCTACAACATGGGGTGGAAGAACTACCTGCGTCAGCGCGAAGCCGACGAGGAGCGCCGCCGCAAGGAGCGGGTCAACGTCGAGAAGAAGGCGAGCGCCCTGCAGCTGCAGGCCGCCCGCTTCGGCGCCAAGGCGTCGAAAGCCGCCGCGGCCCACCAGATGGTCGCCCGTGCCGAGAAGATGCTCTCCGGGCTCGACGAGGTTCGTCAGGTCGACCGGGTCGCCGCGCTGCGCTTCCCCGAGCCGGCGCCGTGCGGCAAGACGCCGCTCATGGCGCACGGCCTCAGCAAGAGCTACGGGTCGCTCGAGATCTTCACCGCCGTCGACCTCGCGATCGACCGCGGCTCGAAGGTCGTCATCCTCGGCCTGAACGGTGCCGGCAAGACGACGCTGCTCCGCATGCTCGCGGGCGTCGATCAGCCCGACACCGGCACCATCGACCCGGGTCACGGGCTGCGCATCGGCTACTACGCGCAGGAGCATGAGAACCTCGACGTGAAGCGCACCGTGCTGCAGAACATGGTGTCGGCCTCGCCCGACATCACCGAGACCGAGGCCCGTCGCGTGCTCGGCTCGTTCCTCTTCACCGGCGACGACGGCCACAAGCCCGCCGGCGTGCTCTCCGGTGGCGAGAAGACCCGTCTGTCGCTCGCGATGCTCGTCGTCTCGAAGGCGAACGTGCTGCTGCTCGACGAACCCACCAACAACCTCGACCCGGCGAGCCGCGAGGAGATCCTCGGCGCGCTCGCCAACTACTCGGGCGCCGTGGTCCTGGTCAGCCACGACGAGGGCGCGGTCGAGGCGCTGAACCCCGAGCGGGTGCTCATCATGCCCGAGGGCACCGAAGACCTTTGGACCAAGGACTACGCCGACCTGATCTCGCTGGCCTGA
- a CDS encoding metal-sulfur cluster assembly factor, whose translation MSVSLSDERYSEISEALKDVVDPELGVNIVDLGLIYDLAWDTENDALIISMTLTSAGCPLTDVIEEETAVALDGHAERFRINWVWMPPWGPEKITDDGREMMRAIGFAI comes from the coding sequence ATGTCGGTCTCGCTGAGCGACGAGCGCTACTCCGAGATCTCGGAGGCGCTGAAGGACGTCGTCGACCCCGAGCTCGGTGTCAACATCGTCGACCTCGGGCTCATCTACGACCTGGCGTGGGACACCGAGAACGACGCGCTCATCATCTCGATGACCCTCACCTCGGCCGGCTGCCCACTCACCGACGTGATCGAGGAGGAGACCGCGGTCGCCCTCGACGGTCACGCCGAGCGGTTCCGCATCAACTGGGTGTGGATGCCGCCGTGGGGCCCCGAGAAGATCACCGACGACGGCCGCGAGATGATGCGCGCCATCGGCTTCGCGATCTGA
- a CDS encoding DUF3099 domain-containing protein → MTKRNQPQSITNLPASAQDDRRARMIKYSIAMGIRTICVILLVFLHDWWWILLAAAGAIVLPYIAVVVANVTSKPKVSDVERPGAILPVVDPLRGRDPHQP, encoded by the coding sequence ATGACCAAGCGCAACCAGCCTCAGTCGATCACCAACCTCCCCGCTTCGGCGCAGGACGATCGACGCGCACGCATGATCAAGTACTCGATCGCGATGGGCATCCGCACCATCTGCGTCATCCTGCTGGTGTTCCTGCACGACTGGTGGTGGATCCTGCTCGCCGCTGCCGGCGCGATCGTGCTTCCGTACATCGCGGTCGTCGTCGCGAATGTGACGAGCAAGCCGAAGGTCTCCGATGTCGAGCGGCCGGGCGCGATCCTCCCCGTCGTCGACCCGCTGCGGGGCCGCGACCCGCACCAGCCGTGA
- a CDS encoding biotin transporter BioY, with protein sequence MASSVSVLRRPVLADRVIARSLVTDGALVVAGAALTAVLAQVAIPLWPVPITGQTLAVLLVGGALGMARGAIAMVLYAIVGALGAPIFSDASAGWSVLLGPTGGYIVGFVLAAALTGWLAEREWDRRFLGGMVSYLAGSAIVFAVGLPWLGFTLGLTVEQTLVSGLYPFIVGGIVKAVVAAGLIRAGWFFASRKQG encoded by the coding sequence ATGGCATCGAGCGTCTCCGTTCTCCGTCGTCCCGTGCTCGCCGATCGTGTGATCGCGCGCAGCCTCGTCACGGATGGGGCGCTCGTCGTCGCCGGTGCCGCGCTCACCGCGGTGCTCGCCCAGGTCGCGATCCCGCTGTGGCCGGTGCCGATCACCGGCCAGACTCTCGCGGTGCTGCTGGTCGGCGGCGCGCTGGGCATGGCCCGCGGGGCGATCGCCATGGTGCTCTACGCCATCGTCGGTGCGCTCGGAGCCCCGATCTTCAGTGACGCGAGCGCCGGATGGAGCGTGCTGCTCGGGCCGACCGGTGGCTACATCGTCGGGTTCGTGCTCGCCGCCGCACTCACCGGGTGGCTCGCGGAGCGTGAGTGGGACCGTCGCTTCCTCGGCGGCATGGTCAGCTACCTCGCCGGCTCGGCCATCGTCTTCGCCGTCGGACTCCCCTGGCTCGGATTCACCCTCGGCCTCACCGTCGAGCAGACCCTCGTGTCAGGCCTCTACCCGTTCATCGTCGGCGGCATCGTCAAGGCCGTCGTCGCCGCGGGCCTCATCCGCGCCGGATGGTTCTTCGCCTCGCGCAAGCAGGGCTGA
- a CDS encoding non-heme iron oxygenase ferredoxin subunit has product MAAVNIGPESDISVESAKKVVVEGIAIAVVRDSAGEVHAIGDTCTHGDISLSEGFVEDDTLECWAHGSKFELTTGKPLTLPAYEPVPVFGVEIIDGDIWIDPTPKPVDA; this is encoded by the coding sequence ATGGCGGCGGTCAACATCGGGCCCGAGTCCGACATCTCCGTCGAATCGGCGAAGAAGGTCGTCGTCGAGGGCATCGCGATCGCCGTGGTCCGCGACAGCGCCGGTGAGGTGCACGCCATCGGCGACACCTGCACGCATGGCGACATCTCGCTCTCCGAGGGCTTCGTCGAGGACGACACCTTGGAGTGCTGGGCCCACGGCTCGAAGTTCGAGCTGACCACGGGCAAGCCGCTCACCCTGCCCGCCTACGAACCGGTCCCCGTGTTCGGCGTCGAGATCATCGACGGCGACATCTGGATCGATCCCACCCCGAAGCCCGTCGACGCCTGA